In Mercenaria mercenaria strain notata chromosome 13, MADL_Memer_1, whole genome shotgun sequence, a single window of DNA contains:
- the LOC123529597 gene encoding uncharacterized protein LOC123529597, translated as MSVTGILKLTIVIANIMCGISTGDARAPVDSLSSKHLAQTDIFTDLSNTSFFDNDRFHSRKSQYYDPVLKNHSDLKDYLNGMIEKVNEDDDTEKVPARQKRSPLKNCTGLCERSLCPWTMHWNEDTDRVPQFIRYAKCKTDYCNFSFAKLGFFAAFKLGINTVCEIVTTDIFSTKEGKVHWITGWPIACICAKTWSHEQFFSGSHGTPPEMTPHLESDILHQSNDSQTDEYNVYYDYYEEETPDIYLGEDDPSLTNAQRESLLWQERLKKQHSETFEEVMKKQRNRTLTLE; from the exons ATGAGTGTTACAGGGATACTTAAGCTTACGATAGTAATTGCCAACATAATGTGTGGAATTTCAACAGGAGATGCCAGAGCACCAGTTGATAGTTTATCTAGCAAGCATTTAGCACAAACTGATATATTCACAGATTTATCTAATACTTCTTTTTTCGACAACGATCGTTTTCATTCTCGGAAAAGTCAGTATTACGACCCTGTTTTAAAGAATCACTCGGATCTCAAAGATTATTTAAACGGGATGATTGAAAAAGTGAATGAAGACGATGACACTGAAAAGGTCCCTGCACGTCAGAAGAGATCGCCTTTGAAGAATTGTACGGGATTATGTGAAAGGTCTCTCTGCCCATGGACTATGCACTGGAACGAGGATACAGACAGAGTGCCACAGTTTATTAGATACGCAAAATGCAAGACGGACTACTGCAATTTTAGCTTTGCTAAATTAGGGTTTTTTGCAGCGTTTAAGCTTGGAATTAATACAGTCTGTGAAATCGTTACAACag ATATTTTTTCAACGAAAGAAGGAAAAGTACACTGGATAACAGGATGGCCGATTGCATGTATTTGTGCGAAAACCTGGAGTCATGAGCAATTCTTCAGCGGTTCGCATGGTACACCCCCGGAAATGACGCCACATCTTGAAA GTGACATCCTTCATCAAAGTAATGATAGTCAAACTGACGAATATAATGTCTATTACGACTATTACGAGGAAGAGACTCCAGATATCTACCTTGGAGAGGATGACCCTTCGCTAACCAATGCACAGCGGGAAAGTCTTCTGTGGCAAGAAAGACTGAAGAAGCAACATTCTGAAACATTTGAAGAAGTAATGAAAAAGCAGAGGAACAGAACTTTAACACTAGAGTAG